TTTTAGAGCTGCTGTGCAAACTCAGATTGGTGCaaatctttaattattttaaacagaagCACTTTAATCAGTTTAATGCATGAACACAGATACACGATAAACCCCAGCCCACATCTAAAATGGtttcatgaaaaaaagaaaaaaacagttctcGAGTGACCGAATTAGCACAGCTCAGGCTAATGAATACAAACTTTGATATATTTGCTAAACATGGTTTGTAGGGGTTTAAATTTGCACAGGCTTCTCTTTATTAAGCCGAGGGGGAAATATGCAAGCAGTTGCAGCCTGATGAGAAAAATTCTTGCATAAATGACTTCAGCTTAGTGTTTGTTGCAAATAAAGACCAAACCCTCTCATTTGAACAGCAGACTTTGCTAAAACGACTTCTTCAAAACACCAAGCCTAGATTGCAAAAGGAAGTTTGGAGCTAGATTCACAGATGCCTTCTACTTGATCATGATCTTGTCATGACCTATGTAGCACGTAGCTACTAGGGCACGATgtgtgaaacagaaatgtacaaCTGACAGTCACAAGACGTGAACAGGACAAACACTAAAGCTTTTCTGGAAACAGTGTCATTATCCAGCAACACTGGAACAAAGGAGTGTTAATCTCGTTTTGACCACGGAGGTCTTCTGTTTTCTCCCCTAACGTAAAGCTTAGTGTTGTATCGCTATAAAAATACCCGGAGCATTTTACTAACACTGCACTGAtcaatgtgttattttgtaaaacaacaatgacaacagtTATTATACGTTTAATAACTTATAGTCTTCTTCAAATCTAATGTTTCACCACCCAGTAGTTCAAAACCTGAATACATTCAGTTGAAAATATTCAGTCAGACCGAAacaatgaaccaaaacagtTATTAGTAGAAATGCAGATTCATGTTTGATTAATCACCTTTTTACTTTAAGTTCTACATTTAAGATTACTATTGTAAATGATTTATGACAACTTCACATATTGAGACTTAGAGGCATTTAGTGTTACAGAGATGAGGTCCTTCATTGCAAAGACGGTAAAACTGGTTTTCAACAGTTTGACTTGTTTCTTTTTGAACATAAAACCCTATACTGACACGCATGAGTCTGATGGATTTGAAACTCTGCTTTagtttgaatttaaataaacataaatgagGGATAACAGAGGTTTGAGCAGTTCAAGTGGGTCTAGGTGGCATTTATGGCTTTAGCAAGAATGAGATCTAAACTTTGGCTGACTGCATGTTTAATATGGCAACACCCAAAGAGCTGGAAAGATTGGTTCTCTTCCAAAACTACACCACAACTAAGCCAactttatttctccctctctaaATAAGGTTGTTTCGTATTTTGTTTGGCAAATTCAGGTACCACAGAATATGAAACTGTAATAAAATTCAAGAGTTAAAAAAATTGGCATAAAATAATAGACAGGATACAGACATGAAATTCCTACTCTGATGTGTCTGAATTTGCCAATTGTTGAGCCGAGACTTACTTGCGTTGTGTTAAAGTGGAGCAGTATCCACACCTGTGTTGTTTGTTACTGTGCTGTATGTGAGTCAACATGTCTCCATCAGAGGGAAACAGATTTCTGTTAGTGTGATTGTCATGAATGTGTTCGCTAGTGCTGCAGGTTTCTCTTTACCTCATTTGTCAAAAAGGAAATTCAGTACAATCTGTTGTTCGTAATCAATTTAACAATAGTGATAACAAAACATCTACAAAACACCCAACTATATCCCAAGTGTCATCTACAATATCAGCAGTTAAATACCTAGAATATGGtacatcatctttttttttttttttctaaatcgTTCTTTTCAAGAACAAAACCTATGAGGAGAGAGTGACTACGAACCAGTTTTACTTCTCCTCTCTGCGACTGAAGGAAGATCCCCGGCGTTTATGAGGACTTGGCGGCTCAGTGCTTCCAGGAAATcctgaactgaaatgaaaagctgCTATTCTCTCCCAGATGAAAACAAGTGTCATGAACCTGGGATCAAACCTAATAAAAGAGTACTCTAAAACTGTGCATGGGAAtaaacagaaccagaacagtTTCACTTTAACTAAATGTAACAGAAACAAGTCACTATGAACTAAGCTTAACTTTCACTGCTGCTTGGCCAAAATCCCAGGTTTATACTGAAGATTGCATAGCAGTCTGGAACCCAGATCAGTTATTACATCTCCAAATACACTTTTTCTCATCTGCACTGATGTAACTGCACATCACAGAACAAAGCTTATTTACAGAGGTGCATGTGTTCCTGACACTCATCTCTTGTTTTCTAAGACAAAGTACAGCTGAAAAAATGGAAACTGCTGTCAATTATTGGTCAAGAGTCTCTCTACTTCCCTGGTCACCTGTAATAACCGTCCACTACTGTCACATCTGTgtttcagcattttgttttgtttttgccctCGTTAACTAACATCCAAAGTAACATATAGATTACACATTTTGTCCTGTATATAATTCCTCAAAGGTTCTTTGAGGAAAATAGAATGAGGTAAATCTCTGtatgtattgtgtgtgtgcgtgtgtgttatgACAATAAGACAATGCACCAAATGAAAATGTCCCCTTCCACCCCTTGCTTCTGTTGAATAGTTGAATCACTGGCTCATGTAGGCACAGTCTATACAGCTAATCTGTGTCCATTTGCTGTCATCTACATACGTCTTTAAGTCATTATTCTCCTTCATCCTTCTAGTTTTTCCCATCAAACCTCGTCCTTTCTCCTTCAGGTGTTGCTGGCCAACCAGCTCTGACCCACATGCTTCAACCTCAGGCCTTCCTCTGCCGCAGCGTATCGGAGCTGCCGTTCAGTTTGCTTCGTCCAGATGGTGCGGCTGTGTTGCCGTTGCCTAGAGGGCGGTCCCGGTCAGCGGGGGCTTCCTGTTTGCGTCTACGGGTCTCTTTGTAGCGTAGTGTGATGTCACTGTGAGAGGATCAAAGAAAATTAGACACTATTAATAGAAAATCAGTCCTGGGAGCACTTCTTCTGAACTTACTTCTTTAACCAagtgtcttttctgtctcttctttagTACTGATAAGCAGCAACATCTTCCTGAGATGTTGTATCTCTCTCTAACCTTAGTTACTATACAAATTTGACCAAACCACAAAGTCCTGAAACAGATTTAGTGTTTGACCAAATAATAATACCTAGGAGAATTTATTAACTGTTTGCAGTTCACACAATCAAAAACTGGATTATTAAATTTGATAGTTATAGGGCACAAGTCCTGGTCCCATCCCATTCTTACCGGATAAAGAACCGCCACAGTGTCCAGGTAAAGATAAGAAAGATTCCTAATAACCAGCACTGTGTGATGAAGAAAGGGATGGGCAGCATGATGGTGTTGGGGTCATACTTGACCACTATGAGGAACTCCGTCACTGTGATTGCTGCAACCAGCCAGGCCTGCTGGCCAAGCTTCTTGTGGAACTTCCTGGtgaaaaatattacaaacagAGTTATTATGGAAAAGCAAAATGTGTGCTTATAGGTGAGCTTGTGATGTGGGCTGTACACAAATGCAGCAGAAGTAAATAAAGCTATGACATATGCCATGTTATTAGTGTGGTAATATGCTAAACATCAGTTTCTCACCAACTCTAATTAAAATTCAAGTCACTCATGGTGCAGTGAGTTTGACTGAACTGTTACCAAAGGTAATACATACGATACGATAATGTGCTAGTGtaagtgaaaaaggaaaagaccaatataaaaaataatacagatgtttgtatttgtttgcacATGTTGTGTCTTATTCTACCTACTGTGatattgttgttaaatgttGGAAACAGAGTTTTGTTTTCCCTTCACTTCATTTCAAAGAGTGTTGTCAGTTGTTAAAGCCAAAAGTGGGTGCCCATTTGTCAGACAAGCATAACTGCTAGCTTACAGTACACCGGTGAGATAAGAAGCTTACACTATCAGTGAAGTAAATACACTCTCTAAGCACCTCTGAGGGTTTACCACCACCAGCCTCTATGCAGCGTATACTGGTACAAGCATTGTGCAAGATTTCTCACTTAGCACTAAACTGGAAAGATGAGTTTTACTGCCTTCCACATACAGTGACTGTGAGGGAAAATGCTCCTTTACACATTTGACTTTATGCCAATTACCATCACTGTAACAACACACTGTAACAAGCACTAGCTATATAACAGGATCTTATGTTCCTCTGTAGAGCTGTTCTGAATATTGGATTCTGCCTGAAAATGTAGCATGGTGATCTACTTCGAAATTTAAAGAAGTCAGCAGTAAACACCTCAATCAGACTTGATCTATATAAGAATTACACTTACTGTACATGGTGCATTATGAAAAGTGGAGTATAGAGTCAGTATATTCTTTACACAGTACTTCCAATAAAATACATCTGTGTTATGAAGCATGTTTCCAGATGTGTCTGCACTTCACCCATAAACATCATGCTGCTGCTACTCACGGGTCATCCATGAAATCGTAGATCTCCCTCATGGCTACGCCTCCAACGTTGACAAAAAAGACCAGGCGGAGCAGCACCAGGTAGTGTTCCGGAGGCATCCACAACACAAACTTCAGGTAGAAGGTGTTCAGCTCTGCCAGGAGGAACTAGgaaaggaaataataaaataagaacaatttaataataatttggcaGCACTGAAATATAATAAGTCAAAGAGCAGTTAATTATTTAGTCCATAAGATAGATAACAAATACAGAATCCAtgtacacactgtaaaatgatacacctgggcaacaaaacacctgtcagtgacatttttacttttgcaccagaaaaaaagaagtagaAAATTAGGAACCAAAACTCCCCTTTTTCGAGTCAATAAAAAACAGGATCTTTCTCACCATGAAGATGATTCCTAACACAGCAAGCCAGCGACGAAGGTTTGAAGCAGGTTTCCACTCAAACTTCACCCAACTGTATGGTGTGAACTGGAAAGCTATACGCTTTATCTTCCCCCTGGAAGCCACATAGTAGAGAAGAGgttaacaattattttattttgtttgtatgagGGCATTGcacattaattataataattaattagtgcCTGTGTTAGCCAAGAGGCTTTTTTCCAACCGTTATTCCTTGGCTAGGTTATATGAGACAATTCATCTTTGGCACAGCTAATTAACGATGCTGTGCAattattcacatacacacagttaaaCAACAGACGGATGCCACTGCATGCATCTAAGACTACTCAGATGCAATTCAACTTTCAACAGTTGTTGAGAACAGTAGTTGATGAAAGATACAAGAATATTCTCATCAGGGCATCATTCAGGGGATTTTTTTGTTGAAGTGAACATAAACTAAAGACCTGGTGCTTTATAAAAGTAGCCACTCGTAATCTGTTATCGTGTTTAGCGCAGAATGTCTTACTTGTATGTAGGAATGTTCCACAGACCCTGCCACTGGTAGGGCTTCATTGACAACCAGGCTAGTGTTTTCATGCCACAGTAGATCCCCAGACCGTTACACACCAACACATCCATGATCCACTGTAGAGAGAGGCAGGCATCGGTAAGTGTACAGTAGCAGTTACTAACAGCCTTGTTCATTGCATCCTCTGATTCtgttcacaaaaaataaatatatatatatatatatatatatatagtgacTCGCAACAATTGTAAGCTTTACATTTCATTCTTTAAAGCTTAAAAGTCTTTGACATGTTGTCTTAAGGGCACACCTGTTGAATCTCAGCTAAACAAAGCAGAAGAGATGTTATATTTGTACATACGTGGTCCCACCAGCACTCGGAGAAGTTAGGTAACTGGTGCTCCAGGCTGTATTCCAGGAACTCAAACATGACACTGATTATCATACACATCCACCAATCCCGGATCATAAGAGTCTGAGGAAAGAACAGAGCAACAAAGTGCAAAAAGGAAAGATGAGTAGGAGAAAGAGAATGGTGTGGAGTGGGAGGAGGTCAGCAAGATAtcatagaaaaaaaatccatgtcAATGCTGCAAATGCTTTATAACAGAATGGTGTTGTTGATCTGCTTCACACAAAAGCAGCCCGAACATCCTGCCATTAGTGATCAGCTACTGAGtcttatttataaaaatatgttcctcttcttcacctATTAGAACCttttatgttttgatttgttatgATTTCAGatcaacttttaaaaatatgaaaccTTCATAACCACTGAACAATGTCAACTGCTGTAAACAGGCTTCATCATTTTATGTGATATGTTCAACTGCTTTCATGATAAAGCAACAGAATTGTTTTGTCTAGAATGGACAGCTGAAatactaaaacacacatacgCCATTctttaaacagaaagaaataataacagCACTATAGTTGTGTATAATGTATAATCATGCTCAGTGTGCCAGGATACATAATTCATAGAGTACTTACTTTGATATACCATCCCAGGAAGTGAGCTGGAACAAAGCCATCCATCTtgtcctgcagagacaaacacaaacacatgaagttcttctcacagaaaatatttatcatGTCGAATCAGTCCTACCACAAATTCTCCTTACAATAGGTACCCTCTTTTCACATCTAACTAAAAACTGTAGCTTTGGAAAACAACTTAGAACATAACTGCATGTAACAAAAACTGCAGCAATTATCTGATCAattaattaacagaaaatgtatttgcaaaAATCTTAATAATTTCTCAAATGTGATCATCTGATGTAATTTCTTGGTCTTTATGATACTTGTTGATACTTGGCAGAGCCTGAAAAAGCAAATTCAGtcctgtactgtccctttaacaGCACAGTTCATCCACATATCATATGCATTCAGTTCTACCTGATTATTACTTTAGCACATTTTAGTTGGCAGAAGtccaaacaaaatgttaattaaaatttaTTTCCAAATATCTGGTCATAATAATGAcctaaaaatgtgacattttgaaaatgccTTTCACATAGATTGGGTGTAATTTAGTGGAGGAAGTGGGTTTGACCCACTTCAAGAGCCTGAAATCAGGTCACCAGTGGAGATGTGGCCCAGGTCATGATAGCAACAGACTGCCTCCCAAGGGAGAAGAAGGCCTGGTTCTAACTGATGGGCTATAATCTGCTCCAGACATAAACCTCTGGAGCCAGTCAGCAGCCACAGCAACTgtggtttatgtttgtgtgcatatgaaagagaagaaaaccgAGAGGCTACATAACACATAAACAGCATAGAAGAACTAAAggcaaagagaaaatgaaagtgcaacatattaaaatacaattcCTTGGGTATCGGTAGTACAGGTGGCACTGCATATTCAAAACAGGCTtgacactgcaaaaacaaagctgttgcCTCAATCTCTCATAACTGAGACCTAGATACACaggtcaaataaaataaataaataaacaattaaataaaattttcgAAATAGATAGTCTTACCCAAATGTTATGAAAAGGGTCAGTAGTGTTGCCAGGGTCATAGATGAGGCAGTTTCCTCCATAGTCGCGCTCCGGCAGGGGTACCCCCAACTTGGGGTCAATGTACTTCATGAACTGTCGTCCATCATGCACTGTCTGATAATAGGGTTTGgaggaaaagaacagaaactgtCAACACTTATTCTTCCTACAACAGCTTTAAGGAGACAAAGATTCACTCTGAGACGACCAGTTACATGTAGAGGAAAAATCTTGTACATTTTATGTTAACGCATgccttgtttttaatttaatacatgCTGCAATTACTTACatgcaacattttctttttttattacaacataCCTTCAACATGTTGACGTTAAATCACTGTTATATGTCAGTTTACAGTTTTGTAAAACTAGGACTTCTATGCTTTCTTTAAATTTTTCCCTTTAGCCAGATGTTTGGcataagatttattttttaacaccaTTATcaagctttaatttaaaattttctttGCAGAAGTCTAAAAGATAAGTGGCTTGAGTAGTTTAACTTCTTTTAACAGTCTAGTGATTAAGATATAGTAGTTTGTCAGCTGTATAGTGTTGCTATTTTAAAAGCTCTGGCTTGggtgac
This DNA window, taken from Anabas testudineus chromosome 6, fAnaTes1.2, whole genome shotgun sequence, encodes the following:
- the ptdss2 gene encoding phosphatidylserine synthase 2; the encoded protein is MTKPESKKGGMAAIGTAGKCATGGSAAEQVNNGSVEPGCPDQIAPIKAKMMKQTSRESLHRRNTECEVFDDGTNTFFWRAHTVTVLFILTCALVYVTLLEETPQDTAYNTKRGIVASILVFLCFGVTQAKDGPFTRPHPAYWRFWLCVTVVYELFLIFILFQTVHDGRQFMKYIDPKLGVPLPERDYGGNCLIYDPGNTTDPFHNIWDKMDGFVPAHFLGWYIKTLMIRDWWMCMIISVMFEFLEYSLEHQLPNFSECWWDHWIMDVLVCNGLGIYCGMKTLAWLSMKPYQWQGLWNIPTYKGKIKRIAFQFTPYSWVKFEWKPASNLRRWLAVLGIIFMFLLAELNTFYLKFVLWMPPEHYLVLLRLVFFVNVGGVAMREIYDFMDDPKFHKKLGQQAWLVAAITVTEFLIVVKYDPNTIMLPIPFFITQCWLLGIFLIFTWTLWRFFIRDITLRYKETRRRKQEAPADRDRPLGNGNTAAPSGRSKLNGSSDTLRQRKA